The window AGTCTGATGAACAAAATTCCCTATTTTTGCGCCTTATCAAAGTGATTTCTATTAAAATTATGCTTGAGGATAAAAAAACAAAATATTATCTCATCGCCGTCATCACATTCTCGGTACTCTTGACTTCATTGTCTTTCTATTTTTATCAGGCTTTTTTTAGTCCCAATACCCTTTTGGAAAAGGAAGAACCCTATATGCTCCAAATCCCAAGCAATGCTACCTTCAAAATGGTGTCTGACAGCTTGTATAAAGATGAAAAAATTCATGATGTAATCACCTTTAGTTTTGTAGCCAAAGTGCTAGGATATCAAGAATCTGTCAAGACTGGACTTTACAAAATTATTCCCAAAATGAGTAATTTGAATCTTGTTCGACTTCTTAGGTCAGGTGAGCAAACTCCCGTAAGGCTGACATTCAATAATGTGCGTACCAAAGAAGATTTGGCAGAAAAGATTACCAGTAATTTAGAACTTACTGAACAACAATTTTATGATTTGTTGATCGACTCAGTAAACATTAGGAAGTTTGGTTTTGACGAAGAGAATATCATGGGAATGTTTATTCCTAATACTTATGAAGTGTGGTGGAATACTAGTGCGGAAAAGCTATTCGATAGAATGTACACTGAGTATGAGAAGTTTTGGACCGATGAGCGAAAAGAAAAGGCAAGACTTCTTGGATTGACTCAGCAGGAAGTTTCCACGCTTGCGTCGATTGTGCAGGCAGAAACGCAAAAAGCTGATGAAAGACCAAAAGTAGCAGGCGTGTATCTCAATAGATTACGAATTAATATGCCTTTGCAAGCAGATCCGACTTTGGTGTTTGCATCGGGAGACTTTAGTTTAAAGCGTGTTTTGAATGTTCATAAAGAACTTGATAGCCCTTATAATACCTATAAAAATCTTGGCCTACCTCCTGGGCCGATCAATCTTCCTGAAATATCTGCCTTGAATGCAGTTTTGAATTTTGAGAAACACGATTATCTTTATTTCTGTGCAAAAGACGATTTTTCTGGCTATCATGCTTTTGCAACAAATTATAATGAGCATTTAAACAATGCACGAAAGTATCAAGTCGCATTGAACCGAGCTAAAATTTATTAAAATGTTCCAAGCTGAAACACAAATCAGAGTGCGGTATGCAGAAACAGATCAAATGGGATATGTTTACTATGGGAATTATGCCATGTACTTTGAAGTTGGAAGAGTAGAAGCATTACGATCCGCCGGTTTTTCTTATAAGAAAATGGAAGAAGATGGTATCATGATGCCTGTTTTAGAACAAACAACAAAGTACCTGAGGCCTGGAAAATATGATGAGCTTTTGACGATCAAAACGACTATCAATGAAATGCCAGGGATTAGGATCGCATTTGAGTATGAGGTTTTTAATGAACAAAGGGAATTGATCACAATTGGCAAGACAATTCTAACTTTTTTAAAAAAAGACACTCATAGACCAAGCAGACCACCTCAATATTTACTAGATTTATTAAAACCATATTTTGAATAATTTTTTCAGTGAAAAAAAGAATCAGACTTCTATCTATCAAATTTACCCGAGAGGCAAAAAAACTCAGACATATCCATTTCGGAAATCCTGATCAAAACCTCTATAATGTTGGGAAAATTTTCTTGGAGCAGATTAGAAAAGATGAAATTATCGAAAGAGCAGGGTCAGTTGCCTTTAGTTTTACTGTAGCGATGTTCCCTTTACTCTTATTTCTTCTCAACATCATACCTTATATTGGATTCTTTTTTGAGAATGTGACTACGCAAAATATTTTGTTATTTATAGCTGAAATCATTCCTCCTAGCATTTATTCAGAAGCTGAATCCACAATCATGGATATTGTCAGCAGACCAAGACAAAGCTTACTTTCGCTGGGTTTCTTTCTTGCATTATTTTTAGCAACTAATGGTGTGATTTCCTTGATGAGTGCATTTAATGCTGTCTATAAAACCAAGGAAAACAGAACTTTTTGGCAAACAAGGCTGATTGCAGTTGGGATTATAATGGTTTTGGTGCTTACTATTTGTGGTGCAGTTGTTATAATGGTTTTGGGAAGTAGTGTTTTGTATAGAATTTCAGATTGGGAGTTTGTATCTAGCAATCTATATTATTATTTGCTGGCTTTTTTTAGGTTTTTCACCTTATTAGCTGTTTTTATGATTGCTACTGCTTACATTTTTCGTTTTGCGCCAGCCGTTCACGATAAATGGAAATTCTTTTCTACAGGTTCCACAACAGCTGGCTTTTTGATCACTGCAAGTTTTTATCTATTTTCTTTCTACCTCAATAATTTCGCGACTTACAACAAGCTCTATGGTTCCATCGGGACAATGTTGGCAGTGATGCTTTGGCTATTCATTACATCCTTGATCATCTTGGTTTGTTTTGAAATCAATGTTTCCCTAGACAAAGCAGCAAAAAAGAAAATGGTGACAAGAGCTTTAGAAAATACCTTATAAGAGATTTGAGAAGCGAGATCCAAGAAGAAAGAACTAACAAAATGCATATCAGAAAAATAATATAAAATTTCCTCCTTCAGACTTTCTATTTTGTCCTTTCTTAACAGCCTTCTAAATTCAATCTTGCTATTTCACTACCTTTATTAGAGGCCATTATCAAGTCTTGGCAGGCTGTTGGGATTTTTAGTGTTTTTTTACAGATTCCTCTTCTTGCTAAAGCTTCTATATGATTAGGGTTGATTTTCAGTAATTCTTC is drawn from Belliella baltica DSM 15883 and contains these coding sequences:
- the mltG gene encoding endolytic transglycosylase MltG translates to MLEDKKTKYYLIAVITFSVLLTSLSFYFYQAFFSPNTLLEKEEPYMLQIPSNATFKMVSDSLYKDEKIHDVITFSFVAKVLGYQESVKTGLYKIIPKMSNLNLVRLLRSGEQTPVRLTFNNVRTKEDLAEKITSNLELTEQQFYDLLIDSVNIRKFGFDEENIMGMFIPNTYEVWWNTSAEKLFDRMYTEYEKFWTDERKEKARLLGLTQQEVSTLASIVQAETQKADERPKVAGVYLNRLRINMPLQADPTLVFASGDFSLKRVLNVHKELDSPYNTYKNLGLPPGPINLPEISALNAVLNFEKHDYLYFCAKDDFSGYHAFATNYNEHLNNARKYQVALNRAKIY
- a CDS encoding acyl-CoA thioesterase produces the protein MFQAETQIRVRYAETDQMGYVYYGNYAMYFEVGRVEALRSAGFSYKKMEEDGIMMPVLEQTTKYLRPGKYDELLTIKTTINEMPGIRIAFEYEVFNEQRELITIGKTILTFLKKDTHRPSRPPQYLLDLLKPYFE
- a CDS encoding YihY/virulence factor BrkB family protein, which encodes MKKRIRLLSIKFTREAKKLRHIHFGNPDQNLYNVGKIFLEQIRKDEIIERAGSVAFSFTVAMFPLLLFLLNIIPYIGFFFENVTTQNILLFIAEIIPPSIYSEAESTIMDIVSRPRQSLLSLGFFLALFLATNGVISLMSAFNAVYKTKENRTFWQTRLIAVGIIMVLVLTICGAVVIMVLGSSVLYRISDWEFVSSNLYYYLLAFFRFFTLLAVFMIATAYIFRFAPAVHDKWKFFSTGSTTAGFLITASFYLFSFYLNNFATYNKLYGSIGTMLAVMLWLFITSLIILVCFEINVSLDKAAKKKMVTRALENTL